In Capsicum annuum cultivar UCD-10X-F1 chromosome 7, UCD10Xv1.1, whole genome shotgun sequence, one genomic interval encodes:
- the LOC107877839 gene encoding prefoldin subunit 1 isoform X1 has protein sequence MADEANRTAFVEIQGRMIETTGKLKQVQTQIRNKETEKKRAYLTMEELKQLSDDTNTYKAIGRTFVLEPKAVLMNEQEQKFKDGETAIASLQYLSVIQNTRTSNTFYDSHMKQDIFHQRFFRGKHFALYQIMVSIYLFF, from the exons ATGGCAGACGAAGCAAATAGAACT GCTTTCGTTGAAATTCAGGGTCGAATGATTGAGACTACAGGCAAATTAAAGCAG GTTCAAACCCAGATTCGAAACAAAGAAACAGAAAAGAAGCGTGCTTATTTGACAATGGAGGAACTGAAGCAGCTCTCTGACGATACTAATACATACAAAGCCATAG GAAGAAC GTTTGTCTTAGAGCCAAAGGCTGTGTTAATGAATGAGCAAGAGCAAAAATTCAAGGATGGTGAAACTGCAATTGCCTCTTTGCAG TATCTATCAGTGATTCAGAATACGAGAACATCCAACACATTTTATGATTCCCACATGAAGCAGGACATCTTTCATCAAAGGTTTTTTCGTGGAAAGCATTTTGCTTTGTACCAAATTATGGTCTCCATATATCTGTTCTTTTAG
- the LOC107877839 gene encoding prefoldin subunit 1 isoform X4, giving the protein MADEANRTAFVEIQGRMIETTGKLKQVQTQIRNKETEKKRAYLTMEELKQLSDDTNTYKAIGRTFVLEPKAVLMNEQEQKFKDGETAIASLQMKISVKGMLMEIACWADF; this is encoded by the exons ATGGCAGACGAAGCAAATAGAACT GCTTTCGTTGAAATTCAGGGTCGAATGATTGAGACTACAGGCAAATTAAAGCAG GTTCAAACCCAGATTCGAAACAAAGAAACAGAAAAGAAGCGTGCTTATTTGACAATGGAGGAACTGAAGCAGCTCTCTGACGATACTAATACATACAAAGCCATAG GAAGAAC GTTTGTCTTAGAGCCAAAGGCTGTGTTAATGAATGAGCAAGAGCAAAAATTCAAGGATGGTGAAACTGCAATTGCCTCTTTGCAG ATGAAGATATCAGTGAAAGGAATGTTAATGGAAATTGCTTGTTGGGCAGACTTCTAA
- the LOC107877839 gene encoding prefoldin subunit 1 isoform X3 encodes MADEANRTAFVEIQGRMIETTGKLKQVQTQIRNKETEKKRAYLTMEELKQLSDDTNTYKAIGRTFVLEPKAVLMNEQEQKFKDGETAIASLQTSKEYLEKHLAEVENNLRELLQQDPGLARQIMTM; translated from the exons ATGGCAGACGAAGCAAATAGAACT GCTTTCGTTGAAATTCAGGGTCGAATGATTGAGACTACAGGCAAATTAAAGCAG GTTCAAACCCAGATTCGAAACAAAGAAACAGAAAAGAAGCGTGCTTATTTGACAATGGAGGAACTGAAGCAGCTCTCTGACGATACTAATACATACAAAGCCATAG GAAGAAC GTTTGTCTTAGAGCCAAAGGCTGTGTTAATGAATGAGCAAGAGCAAAAATTCAAGGATGGTGAAACTGCAATTGCCTCTTTGCAG ACTTCTAAAGAGTATTTGGAAAAGCACTTGGCAGAGGTGGAGAATAACCTTAGGGAGCTGTTGCAACAAGATCCTGGTCTTGCTCGTCAGATAATGACTAT GTAA
- the LOC107877839 gene encoding prefoldin subunit 1 isoform X2, giving the protein MADEANRTAFVEIQGRMIETTGKLKQVQTQIRNKETEKKRAYLTMEELKQLSDDTNTYKAIGRTFVLEPKAVLMNEQEQKFKDGETAIASLQTSKEYLEKHLAEVENNLRELLQQDPGLARQIMTMSVA; this is encoded by the exons ATGGCAGACGAAGCAAATAGAACT GCTTTCGTTGAAATTCAGGGTCGAATGATTGAGACTACAGGCAAATTAAAGCAG GTTCAAACCCAGATTCGAAACAAAGAAACAGAAAAGAAGCGTGCTTATTTGACAATGGAGGAACTGAAGCAGCTCTCTGACGATACTAATACATACAAAGCCATAG GAAGAAC GTTTGTCTTAGAGCCAAAGGCTGTGTTAATGAATGAGCAAGAGCAAAAATTCAAGGATGGTGAAACTGCAATTGCCTCTTTGCAG ACTTCTAAAGAGTATTTGGAAAAGCACTTGGCAGAGGTGGAGAATAACCTTAGGGAGCTGTTGCAACAAGATCCTGGTCTTGCTCGTCAGATAATGACTATGTCTGTAGCATAG